A region from the Lycium barbarum isolate Lr01 chromosome 8, ASM1917538v2, whole genome shotgun sequence genome encodes:
- the LOC132605424 gene encoding ethylene-responsive transcription factor ERF024-like: MSSSGANSSGGASNSNSGRHPVYKGIRKRKSSGKWVSEIREPRSPNRIWLGTFPTPEMAAVAYDVAALALKGQDAELNFPNSASSLPVPETNSSRDIQAAAACAAAALGAAGDALAARNIGPVSREAENNQLMPGNNNDEYFMDEDLIFDMPNVIMNMAEGMLLSPPRLNLPDDDYTTGADQNLWNYP, translated from the coding sequence ATGTCCAGTTCTGGGGCGAACAGTAGTGGCGGAGCCAGTAATTCTAATTCAGGGAGACACCCGGTATACAAAGGAATAAGGAAAAGGAAGAGTAGCGGAAAATGGGTGTCCGAAATTCGAGAGCCGCGGTCCCCCAATAGGATTTGGCTTGGCACATTTCCCACCCCGGAAATGGCGGCGGTCGCTTATGACGTGGCAGCACTGGCCCTGAAAGGCCAGGATGCCGAGCTCAACTTCCCGAACTCGGCGTCCTCGTTGCCCGTCCCGGAAACCAACTCGTCCCGGGATATCCAGGCGGCTGCGGCCTGTGCAGCCGCAGCACTTGGGGCAGCCGGGGACGCCCTGGCTGCCCGTAATATTGGACCAGTTTCCAGAGAGGCAGAGAATAATCAGTTGATGCCTGGGAATAATAATGATGAGTATTTTATGGATGAAGATTTGATATTTGATATGCCTAATGTGATTATGAATATGGCTGAAGGTATGCTACTTAGTCCTCCACGTCTCAACCTTCCTGATGATGACTACACTACTGGTGCAGATCAAAATCTCTGGAATTATCCCTAG